The following proteins come from a genomic window of Microtus ochrogaster isolate Prairie Vole_2 chromosome 7, MicOch1.0, whole genome shotgun sequence:
- the Cdr2l gene encoding cerebellar degeneration-related protein 2-like isoform X1 codes for MRRAAGMEDYSAEEEESWYDHQDLEQDLHLAAELGKTLLERNKELEESLQQMYSTNEEQVQEIEYLTKQLDTLRLVNEQHAKVYEQLDLTARDLELTNQRLVLESKAAQQKIHGLTETIERLQSQVEELQAQVEQLRGLEQLRVRREKRERRRTIHTFPCLKELCTSPRRCEDAFRLHSSSLELGPRPLEQENERLQTLVGVLRSQVSQERQRKERVEREYTVVLQEYTELERQLCEMEGCRLRVQELEAELLELQQMKQAKTYLLARDEHLAEALLAPLTQAPEADDPQPGIGDDSNAQDGVASPAASPSHAVRKSCSDTALNAIVAKDPASRHAGNLTLHANSVRRRGMSILREVDEQYHALLEKYEELLSKCRQHGAGVRHAGVQTSRPISRDSSWRDLLGGEEGLGEGKVGEKSLSQHVEAVDKRLEQSQPEYKALFKEIFARIQKTKADINATKVKTPSSK; via the exons ACTTGCACTTGGCGGCAGAGCTGGGGAAGACTCTGCTGGAGAGGAACAAGGAGCTGGAGGAGTCCCTGCAACAAATGTATTCCACCAATGAGGAGCAAGTGCAGGAGATCGAG TACTTGACCAAGCAGCTGGACACGCTGCGGCTGGTGAATGAACAGCATGCCAAAGTGTACGAGCAGCTGGACCTGACAGCCCGAGACCTGGAGCTGACCAATCAGAGGCTGGTGCTGGAGAGTAAGGCTGCCCAGCAGAAGATCCACGG ATTGACAGAGACCATTGAGCGCCTGCAGTCCCAGGTCGAGGAACTGCAAGCCCAGGTGGAGCAGCTGCGAGGCCTGGAGCAGCTTCGGGTTCGCCGAGAAAAGAGGGAGCGCAGGAGAACCATCCATACCTTCCCCTGCCTGAAGGAGCTGTGCACGAGCCCCCG CAGGTGTGAGGATGCCTTCCGCCTGCACAGTTCCTCACTAGAGCTGGGCCCTCGGCCCCTGGAGCAGGAGAACGAACGGCTGCAGACCTTGGTGGGGGTGCTGCGTTCCCAGGTGAGCCAGGAGCGACAGCGCAAGGAGCGGGTAGAGCGCGAGTACACAGTGGTACTCCAAGAGTACACGGAGCTGGAGCGACAGCTGTGTGAGATGGAGGGCTGCCGCCTGCGCGTGCAAGAGCTAGAGGCTGAGCTGCTGGAGCTGCAGCAGATGAAGCAGGCCAAGACCTACCTGCTGGCCCGTGATGAGCACCTGGCTGAGGCTTTGCTGGCGCCCCTCACTCAGGCCCCTGAAGCTGATGACCCCCAGCCAGGCATCGGGGATGATTCCAACGCCCAGGATGGTGTCGCCTCGCCTGCAGCCTCCCCCAGCCATGCAGTACGCAAAAGCTGCAGTGACACAGCACTCAATGCCATCGTGGCCAAAGACCCAGCCAGCCGCCATGCTGGCAACCTCACGCTGCATGCCAATAGTGTGCGCAGGCGCGGTATGTCTATTCTGAGGGAGGTGGATGAGCAGTACCACGCGCTGCTGGAGAAATACGAGGAGCTGCTGAGCAAATGCCGGCAGCATGGTGCCGGGGTGCGGCACGCGGGGGTGCAGACCTCGCGGCCCATCTCCAGGGACAGCTCATGGAGGGACCTACTGGGGGGCGAGGAGGGCCTGGGAGAGGGCAAGGTGGGTGAGAAAAGCCTAAGCCAGCACGTGGAGGCCGTGGATAAACGGCTAGAGCAGAGCCAGCCCGAGTACAAGGCGCTCTTCAAAGAGATCTTTGCCAGGATTCAGAAGACCAAGGCAGACATCAATGCCACCAAAGTAAAGACTCCCAGCAGCAAGTGA
- the Cdr2l gene encoding cerebellar degeneration-related protein 2-like isoform X2: MRRAAGMEDYSAEEEESWYDHQDLEQDLHLAAELGKTLLERNKELEESLQQMYSTNEEQVQEIEYLTKQLDTLRLVNEQHAKVYEQLDLTARDLELTNQRLVLESKAAQQKIHGLTETIERLQSQVEELQAQVEQLRGLEQLRVRREKRERRRTIHTFPCLKELCTSPRCEDAFRLHSSSLELGPRPLEQENERLQTLVGVLRSQVSQERQRKERVEREYTVVLQEYTELERQLCEMEGCRLRVQELEAELLELQQMKQAKTYLLARDEHLAEALLAPLTQAPEADDPQPGIGDDSNAQDGVASPAASPSHAVRKSCSDTALNAIVAKDPASRHAGNLTLHANSVRRRGMSILREVDEQYHALLEKYEELLSKCRQHGAGVRHAGVQTSRPISRDSSWRDLLGGEEGLGEGKVGEKSLSQHVEAVDKRLEQSQPEYKALFKEIFARIQKTKADINATKVKTPSSK, encoded by the exons ACTTGCACTTGGCGGCAGAGCTGGGGAAGACTCTGCTGGAGAGGAACAAGGAGCTGGAGGAGTCCCTGCAACAAATGTATTCCACCAATGAGGAGCAAGTGCAGGAGATCGAG TACTTGACCAAGCAGCTGGACACGCTGCGGCTGGTGAATGAACAGCATGCCAAAGTGTACGAGCAGCTGGACCTGACAGCCCGAGACCTGGAGCTGACCAATCAGAGGCTGGTGCTGGAGAGTAAGGCTGCCCAGCAGAAGATCCACGG ATTGACAGAGACCATTGAGCGCCTGCAGTCCCAGGTCGAGGAACTGCAAGCCCAGGTGGAGCAGCTGCGAGGCCTGGAGCAGCTTCGGGTTCGCCGAGAAAAGAGGGAGCGCAGGAGAACCATCCATACCTTCCCCTGCCTGAAGGAGCTGTGCACGAGCCCCCG GTGTGAGGATGCCTTCCGCCTGCACAGTTCCTCACTAGAGCTGGGCCCTCGGCCCCTGGAGCAGGAGAACGAACGGCTGCAGACCTTGGTGGGGGTGCTGCGTTCCCAGGTGAGCCAGGAGCGACAGCGCAAGGAGCGGGTAGAGCGCGAGTACACAGTGGTACTCCAAGAGTACACGGAGCTGGAGCGACAGCTGTGTGAGATGGAGGGCTGCCGCCTGCGCGTGCAAGAGCTAGAGGCTGAGCTGCTGGAGCTGCAGCAGATGAAGCAGGCCAAGACCTACCTGCTGGCCCGTGATGAGCACCTGGCTGAGGCTTTGCTGGCGCCCCTCACTCAGGCCCCTGAAGCTGATGACCCCCAGCCAGGCATCGGGGATGATTCCAACGCCCAGGATGGTGTCGCCTCGCCTGCAGCCTCCCCCAGCCATGCAGTACGCAAAAGCTGCAGTGACACAGCACTCAATGCCATCGTGGCCAAAGACCCAGCCAGCCGCCATGCTGGCAACCTCACGCTGCATGCCAATAGTGTGCGCAGGCGCGGTATGTCTATTCTGAGGGAGGTGGATGAGCAGTACCACGCGCTGCTGGAGAAATACGAGGAGCTGCTGAGCAAATGCCGGCAGCATGGTGCCGGGGTGCGGCACGCGGGGGTGCAGACCTCGCGGCCCATCTCCAGGGACAGCTCATGGAGGGACCTACTGGGGGGCGAGGAGGGCCTGGGAGAGGGCAAGGTGGGTGAGAAAAGCCTAAGCCAGCACGTGGAGGCCGTGGATAAACGGCTAGAGCAGAGCCAGCCCGAGTACAAGGCGCTCTTCAAAGAGATCTTTGCCAGGATTCAGAAGACCAAGGCAGACATCAATGCCACCAAAGTAAAGACTCCCAGCAGCAAGTGA